From Rutidosis leptorrhynchoides isolate AG116_Rl617_1_P2 chromosome 3, CSIRO_AGI_Rlap_v1, whole genome shotgun sequence, a single genomic window includes:
- the LOC139897156 gene encoding uncharacterized protein: protein MRRVHTYAIAWVDPTVKLRSHLDTVGGENPTWNEKFIFRVSPHFIYGDTSAVQFEIYACGYIRDYLIGNVRYLLSSSSLTSSKTGAVIGTPAFSAVHIRRPSGRVHGVLNIAATVYESSDFAALNGMSAVCFRDLIGESENDDKEQQRLRRRERRMSWHPTVLSRNGSKRNDRSSEAESCDFPMNDPVEFSDGNESTASSSSSVSTAAFKEVNGVRLTSQTEGKKELKSDGGGLLCGLMLHRRFSFCPSDQNLFALAGFQGRKI from the coding sequence ATGCGCCGTGTGCACACTTACGCCATCGCTTGGGTTGATCCAACCGTCAAGCTTCGTAGCCACCTGGACACCGTTGGCGGAGAAAATCCTACGTGGAATGAAAAATTTATTTTCCGTGTTTCACCACATTTCATCTACGGTGACACGTCAGCAGTTCAATTCGAAATCTACGCTTGCGGTTACATCAGAGATTATCTAATTGGTAACGTACGTTACTTGTTGAGTTCCAGTTCGCTTACGTCATCTAAAACTGGTGCGGTTATTGGTACTCCGGCGTTTTCGGCAGTACATATCCGTCGGCCGTCCGGGAGAGTTCACGGCGTTTTGAATATAGCGGCAACGGTTTATGAGAGTTCCGATTTCGCAGCTTTAAATGGAATGTCGGCAGTTTGTTTTCGAGATCTGATCGGTGAAAGTGAGAACGATGATAAAGAACAGCAACGGCTACGCCGCCGTGAACGGCGGATGTCGTGGCATCCGACGGTTCTCAGCCGTAATGGATCGAAACGAAACGACCGATCGTCTGAAGCTGAATCATGTGATTTTCCGATGAATGATCCGGTGGAATTTTCCGACGGAAATGAGTCGACGGCCTCGTCTTCATCATCGGTGAGTACGGCGGCGTTTAAGGAGGTTAACGGCGTGAGGTTGACTAGTCAAACGGAGGGAAAGAAAGAATTGAAATCGGACGGTGGAGGATTGCTTTGTGGATTAATGTTACATCGAAGGTTTAGTTTTTGTCCGTCAGATCAGAATTTATTTGCTTTAGCTGGATTCCAGGGAAGAAAGATATGA